The following coding sequences are from one Kallotenue papyrolyticum window:
- a CDS encoding FHA domain-containing protein — MIDRAALERERETYLREIAALETQIRSLRDYIAAQERHLRTAADSVRDITERGLAEARSELQLKELRLQQLRQDLQRVQHVLGKLAEVERKQRDITVLEREQARIGEMLERARLDLARLMDEVRLLEGTPAAPAPPTRLIRTYALEFAAGQRVPLPAATSDLLVGCRDANVAPDVDLTPFGGTTSGVSRRHAVLRFVNDSWTISDLNSTNGTFVDGVRIAPHTQVPLRIGARLRFGAVEATLLEV, encoded by the coding sequence ATGATCGATCGAGCCGCCCTGGAGCGCGAACGCGAGACCTATCTTCGCGAGATCGCCGCACTCGAAACTCAAATCAGATCGTTGCGCGACTATATAGCAGCCCAGGAGCGTCACCTGCGTACCGCTGCCGACTCGGTGCGCGATATCACCGAGCGCGGCTTGGCCGAAGCGCGGAGTGAACTGCAGCTTAAGGAGCTGCGCCTGCAGCAACTGCGTCAGGATCTGCAGCGAGTCCAACACGTCCTGGGCAAACTGGCCGAGGTCGAGCGCAAACAGCGTGATATCACCGTGCTCGAGCGCGAGCAGGCGCGCATCGGTGAGATGCTAGAGCGGGCACGCCTTGATCTGGCGCGCCTGATGGATGAAGTGCGGCTGCTGGAGGGAACGCCCGCTGCTCCGGCCCCGCCAACGCGCTTGATCCGCACATATGCGCTGGAGTTTGCAGCCGGCCAGCGCGTCCCGCTGCCGGCGGCTACGTCCGATTTGCTGGTGGGCTGCCGGGATGCCAATGTGGCTCCCGATGTCGATCTGACACCATTTGGTGGCACAACCAGCGGCGTGAGCCGACGGCATGCCGTGCTTCGCTTCGTCAACGATAGCTGGACGATCAGCGATCTCAATAGTACCAACGGAACCTTTGTTGACGGGGTGCGTATTGCACCGCACACTCAGGTTCCGCTACGCATCGGCGCGCGTCTGCGCTTCGGTGCGGTTGAGGCGACCTTGCTGGAGGTATAG
- a CDS encoding PspC domain-containing protein, with the protein MSTKRLARSTTDRMIAGVCGGIANYLNIDPTLVRLAFVLLVLVGGVSPLVYLILWAVMPAEDTIGQPWTQQVRENLSDMGQRAQAMAGQMSQHAHAMAEQMSQHAHAMAGKAREAGASQSTQEHEAHGPSTGPTTRL; encoded by the coding sequence ATGAGTACCAAGCGTCTAGCTCGCAGCACTACCGATCGCATGATCGCCGGCGTGTGCGGAGGTATTGCCAACTATCTCAACATCGATCCAACCCTGGTGCGCCTGGCCTTTGTGTTGCTGGTACTGGTCGGCGGCGTATCGCCGCTGGTGTATCTGATCCTGTGGGCGGTGATGCCCGCCGAGGATACCATCGGTCAACCCTGGACCCAGCAGGTGCGCGAGAACCTGAGCGACATGGGCCAGCGCGCGCAAGCGATGGCTGGACAGATGAGCCAGCACGCGCACGCGATGGCCGAACAGATGAGCCAGCATGCGCACGCGATGGCCGGCAAAGCCCGCGAAGCCGGCGCCAGCCAGAGCACGCAGGAACACGAGGCACACGGCCCCTCCACCGGTCCAACGACACGCCTCTAG
- a CDS encoding 1-acylglycerol-3-phosphate O-acyltransferase: protein MTQSFYRWSPNRHLYQLSRRLLRRPVLWYFRATYSGVEHIPLQGAVLLACNHLSNLDPLLLGAICPRRINFLAKIELFRIPLFSQLIRAYGAIPLQRSASDPEALRLAEQVLEHGEVLALFPEGTRSRDGRLKPFRFGAVRLALKHDVPLLPVAISGTDQAMRPGQRWPRRVAVAVRFGAPLELHPFRYRLTGATPQAHLLAEATALLQAQVARLKHELDQARHAICNTREHDTVV, encoded by the coding sequence ATGACTCAGAGCTTCTACCGCTGGTCGCCCAACCGCCACCTGTATCAGCTCTCCCGCCGCCTCCTGCGCCGTCCGGTGCTCTGGTATTTTCGCGCAACCTACAGCGGCGTCGAGCACATTCCGCTCCAAGGAGCTGTTCTTCTCGCCTGTAACCATCTGAGCAATCTTGATCCCCTGCTGCTGGGCGCCATCTGTCCGCGCCGCATCAACTTTCTGGCGAAGATCGAGCTTTTTCGCATCCCCTTGTTCAGCCAGCTGATCCGCGCCTATGGCGCTATCCCGCTGCAGCGCAGTGCCTCCGATCCAGAAGCGCTGCGCCTTGCCGAGCAGGTGCTGGAACATGGCGAGGTGCTGGCGCTGTTCCCCGAGGGCACGCGTAGTCGTGATGGTCGGCTCAAACCGTTTCGCTTCGGCGCCGTTCGGCTGGCGTTGAAGCATGATGTACCGCTGCTGCCGGTCGCCATCAGCGGCACCGACCAGGCGATGCGCCCCGGCCAGCGTTGGCCACGGCGAGTAGCGGTAGCCGTGCGCTTTGGCGCACCGCTTGAGCTCCACCCCTTTCGCTATCGGCTCACCGGCGCTACGCCCCAGGCACACCTGTTGGCGGAGGCCACGGCACTGCTGCAGGCGCAGGTAGCGCGTCTCAAACATGAATTGGATCAGGCGCGGCATGCGATCTGCAACACCCGCGAGCACGATACCGTCGTATAG
- a CDS encoding cation diffusion facilitator family transporter, whose product MVINSKHQASPRRYALLSVGAALLTITLKFTAYLITGSVGLFSDAAESLVNLLAALIALWALTLAAQPPDEEHAYGHTKAEYFASGLEGALILLAAAGIGYAAWQRLQVPQPLERIGVGIIISLLAAALNGAVALILLRAGRRLNSIALRADAHHLLTDVWTTLGVVVGVGLVQATGWLWLDPLIAVLVAINILWIGVRLLRETGYGLLDTALPEAERRAIQALLSRYEAQGIGFHAVRTRQSGTRRFVSLHVLVPGSWTVQRGHDLCETIEHEIRQTLGEASVFTHLEPMEDPVAWADQGLDRQPTAQQPAARQS is encoded by the coding sequence ATGGTGATCAACAGCAAGCACCAGGCATCGCCGCGCAGGTACGCGCTGCTTTCGGTCGGGGCTGCGCTTCTGACCATTACGTTGAAGTTTACAGCCTACCTGATCACCGGCTCGGTCGGTCTATTCTCGGATGCCGCCGAGTCGCTGGTTAATCTCCTGGCGGCACTGATCGCGCTGTGGGCCTTGACGCTGGCAGCGCAGCCACCCGATGAAGAGCACGCCTATGGTCATACCAAGGCGGAATACTTTGCCAGCGGCCTGGAAGGGGCACTGATTCTGCTGGCCGCCGCCGGCATTGGCTATGCCGCCTGGCAGCGGCTGCAGGTGCCGCAGCCACTGGAGCGCATCGGCGTAGGCATCATCATCTCGCTGCTGGCAGCGGCGCTCAATGGCGCGGTAGCGCTGATCCTGCTGCGCGCGGGCCGTCGCCTCAACTCCATCGCGCTGCGCGCCGATGCGCATCACCTGCTGACGGATGTCTGGACCACGCTGGGCGTTGTGGTCGGGGTTGGCTTGGTGCAAGCGACCGGCTGGCTGTGGCTTGACCCGTTGATCGCGGTGCTGGTGGCGATCAACATCCTGTGGATCGGCGTGCGCTTGCTGCGTGAAACGGGCTATGGCCTGCTGGATACGGCGCTGCCGGAGGCCGAACGGCGGGCGATTCAGGCGCTGCTGAGCAGGTATGAGGCGCAGGGGATCGGCTTCCATGCCGTGCGCACCCGTCAATCGGGGACGCGGCGTTTCGTATCATTGCACGTGCTGGTGCCGGGGAGCTGGACGGTGCAGCGCGGCCATGATCTCTGCGAAACGATCGAACACGAAATTCGCCAGACCTTGGGCGAGGCGAGCGTGTTTACCCATCTGGAGCCGATGGAAGATCCGGTCGCCTGGGCCGATCAAGGGCTCGACCGTCAGCCAACAGCGCAGCAGCCGGCCGCGCGCCAGAGCTGA
- the pdxS gene encoding pyridoxal 5'-phosphate synthase lyase subunit PdxS, protein MEKSTFRTKAGLAQMLKGGVIMDVVTPEQARIAEEAGAVAVMALERVPADIRAQGGVARMSDPERILSIMEAVTIPVMAKCRIGHFVEAQVLEAIGVDYIDESEVLTPADEQNHINKHKFKVPFVCGCRNLGEALRRIAEGAAMIRTKGEAGTGNVVEAVRHARQLFGEIRRLQTMDEDELFVAAKELQAPYELVREVAKAGRLPVVNFAAGGIATPADAALMMQLGMDGVFVGSGIFKSGDPVKRARAIVEATTHYNDPKIIAEVSKGLGEAMVGINISDIPEHELLATRGW, encoded by the coding sequence ATTGAAAAATCGACCTTTCGCACCAAGGCCGGTCTGGCGCAGATGCTCAAGGGCGGCGTCATTATGGACGTCGTCACCCCTGAGCAGGCGCGCATTGCCGAGGAGGCCGGCGCCGTAGCGGTGATGGCGTTGGAGCGCGTGCCGGCGGACATTCGCGCCCAGGGTGGCGTGGCGCGCATGAGCGACCCGGAGCGCATTCTCAGCATCATGGAGGCCGTCACCATTCCGGTCATGGCCAAGTGCCGCATCGGCCACTTTGTCGAGGCGCAGGTGCTGGAAGCGATCGGCGTGGACTACATCGACGAGAGCGAGGTCCTGACGCCCGCGGATGAGCAGAACCACATCAACAAGCACAAGTTCAAGGTGCCGTTTGTCTGTGGTTGCCGTAATCTGGGCGAGGCCCTGCGTCGCATCGCCGAGGGCGCAGCCATGATCCGCACCAAGGGCGAGGCCGGCACCGGGAACGTGGTGGAAGCGGTGCGCCATGCGCGGCAACTCTTTGGCGAGATCCGGCGTCTGCAAACGATGGACGAGGATGAGCTCTTTGTCGCTGCCAAAGAGCTGCAGGCGCCCTATGAGCTGGTCCGTGAGGTCGCCAAGGCGGGTCGCCTGCCGGTCGTCAACTTTGCTGCGGGTGGTATTGCAACACCGGCGGATGCAGCGCTGATGATGCAGTTGGGCATGGATGGCGTCTTCGTCGGCTCGGGCATCTTTAAGTCGGGCGATCCGGTCAAGCGGGCCCGTGCGATCGTGGAAGCGACGACTCACTACAACGATCCCAAGATCATCGCCGAGGTGAGCAAAGGCTTGGGCGAAGCGATGGTCGGCATCAACATCAGCGATATTCCCGAACACGAGCTGCTGGCCACGCGGGGCTGGTAG
- the pdxT gene encoding pyridoxal 5'-phosphate synthase glutaminase subunit PdxT — protein sequence MTVGVLALQGAFIEHEQMLRRLGQQVVQVRLPQHLEQIDRLIIPGGESTTIGKLLVAYNLLEPIRARAAAGMPLWGTCAGMILLAREIVEGRPEGQPALGLMDVTVRRNAFGRQLDSFEADLQVQGLDGPPVRAVFIRAPVIERVGTGVEPLARLADGRMVAARQGHLLATAFHPELTDDPRFHALFLSL from the coding sequence ATGACGGTTGGCGTGCTTGCGCTGCAGGGCGCGTTTATCGAACACGAGCAGATGCTGCGGCGGCTGGGCCAGCAGGTGGTGCAGGTGCGCTTGCCGCAGCATCTGGAACAGATCGATCGTTTGATCATCCCGGGTGGTGAGAGTACGACCATCGGGAAGTTGCTGGTTGCCTACAATCTGCTGGAGCCGATCCGGGCGCGCGCCGCGGCGGGCATGCCCCTCTGGGGGACCTGCGCCGGCATGATCCTGCTGGCGCGCGAGATCGTTGAAGGGCGGCCCGAGGGTCAGCCGGCGCTGGGGTTGATGGATGTCACGGTGCGGCGCAATGCCTTTGGACGCCAGCTCGACAGTTTCGAAGCCGATCTGCAGGTGCAGGGCCTGGATGGACCGCCCGTGCGCGCGGTCTTCATCCGCGCCCCGGTGATCGAGCGCGTGGGCACGGGCGTGGAGCCGCTGGCCCGCCTAGCCGATGGCCGCATGGTTGCCGCGCGGCAGGGTCACCTGCTAGCGACGGCCTTCCACCCGGAACTGACGGACGATCCGCGTTTCCATGCGCTCTTTCTGAGCCTGTGA